A window of the Lactuca sativa cultivar Salinas chromosome 5, Lsat_Salinas_v11, whole genome shotgun sequence genome harbors these coding sequences:
- the LOC111910259 gene encoding uncharacterized protein LOC111910259: MASGKPEPPPPTDYRYDALPSTPQQNQYFVVLPFYSPSGHLRWRRLCRRYLSCASTILLLSVALYFLWPSDPYLKVVNLRLDRLKIHAVPKISLDIVLGVKIKVRNPDVYSLNYESLNVSVGYRGEQLGFVTSDDGKVKAFGTSYIDATLVLNGSEVISEAFSLIQDLVKGSIPFTTTPEIRGSLGIFFFQLPISAKLSCEVVMNINNQTIERQDCYPA; encoded by the exons ATGGCGTCCGGAAAACCCGAACCACCGCCTCCCACCGACTATCGCTACGATGCTCTTCCTTCTACTCCTCAACAAAACCAATATTTCGTTGTCTTACCCTTCTACTCTCCCTCCGGCCACCTCAGGTGGCGTCGATTATGCCGTCGCTACCTCTCCTGCGCCAGCACCATCCTCCTTCTCTCCGTCGCTCTCTACTTTCTCTGGCCCTCTGATCCTTACCTGAAAGTGGTAAATCTCCGCCTCGACCGCCTGAAAATACACGCTGTTCCTAAGATCTCCCTTGATATTGTGTTAGGTGTAAAAATTAAGGTTCGTAATCCTGATGTTTACTCGCTCAATTACGAGTCTCTCAATGTCTCGGTCGGGTACAGGGGAGAGCAGCTAGGGTTTGTCACATCGGATGATGGAAAGGTTAAGGCTTTCGGTACATCGTATATCGATGCTACACTGGTTCTTAATGGATCAGAAGTGATCTCCGAAGCGTTTTCTCTGATTCAAGATCTGGTGAAAGGTTCGATTCCGTTTACCACGACCCCTGAAATTCGCGGCAGCCTTGGAATTTTCTTCTTTCAACTGCCAATTTCG GCCAAGTTATCATGTGAGGTTGTGATGAacataaacaatcaaacaatcgaaCGACAAGATTGTTATCCTGCG TGA
- the LOC111910261 gene encoding protein ROLLING AND ERECT LEAF 2 — protein sequence MGCTQSKIENEEIVNRCKERKTVMKESVSARNAFAAAHFSYAAALKNTGAALSDYAQGEVQFSDHRHPSSVDAVSSSTTILPPAPPQPPYENLPPPPPPPLQRAATMPEFTISEPEFKSHPDPIIEEGDEDDEIDDRSLKRRTSSRSSAGAGVRSVSKREAEKQDFPPPSPPQPTPPRPTENTLNRAAPPPPPSHGMSSWDYFFPSMENVTGPSLAEADSQSSRFEREEIHQRKVLEEEEEEVQVQHRSMKNHMNHNGGDGRGGDSGDNEVEELATEVEEEPPPPLPKAVKKVRVPVSVPAEGRRSSGKGGGGQSLDLLQIFTKLDDCFLQASESANEVSKMLEANRLHYHSNFADNRGHIDHSARVMRVITWNKSFKGLPDADDKKDDFDSEENETHATVLDKMLAWEKKLYDEVKAGELMKLEYQKKIASLNKLKKRGASTDHLERTKATVSHLHTRYIVDMQSMDSTVSEINRLRDEQLYPKLVQLVNGMAEMWENMKLQHDYQSKIVQALRSLDISHSPKETTELHYKNTSQLHDHVQMWHSQFEKLMSHQKEYVKALNNWLKLNLIPIDNNLREKVSSPQRPQTPPIQSLLRTWNDFLEKLPEEGARTAIHNFAAVMDTIFQYQTDEMKMKERCEETRRELTRKTRKFEDWYNRYIQKRSSEDMEHDKEVIAEQQITVELLKKRLEEEEEGYQRQCIQVRDKSLMNLKTGLPEVFRAMSEFSWACSHMYKSLRSQRMNQNPNASFS from the exons ATGGGTTGTACACAATCGAAGATCGAGAACGAAGAAATTGTGAATCGGTGCAAGGAAAGGAAAACAGTGATGAAAGAATCAGTATCTGCTCGGAACGCCTTCGCCGCTGCCCACTTCTCCTACGCTGCTGCTCTCAAGAACACCGGCGCCGCACTTAGTGACTACGCCCAAGGCGAGGTTCAATTCTCTGATCACCGGCATCCCTCCTCTGTTGACGCAGTTTCCTCTTCGACAACCATTCTCCCTCCAGCACCACCACAACCCCCATACGAAAACCTCCCTCCGCCCCCACCACCGCCTCTCCAACGCGCCGCTACTATGCCGGAATTCACCATTTCGGAACCGGAATTCAAGTCGCATCCTGACCCGATCATCGAAGAAGGCGACGAGGATGATGAGATTGATGATCGTAGCTTAAAGCGCCGGACTAGTTCTAGAAGCTCCGCTGGTGCCGGTGTCAGAAGTGTTTCGAAAAGAGAGGCCGAAAAACAGGATTTCCCTCCGCCATCTCCACCACAGCCAACGCCACCACGTCCGACTGAAAACACTCTCAATCGTGCCGCACCACCTCCACCTCCGTCTCACGGGATGTCTTCATGGGATTACTTTTTCCCGTCGATGGAAAACGTTACAGGCCCGAGTCTGGCTGAAGCAGATAGCCAGAGCAGTAGATTCGAACGCGAAGAAATCCACCAACGGAAAgtgttggaggaggaggaggaggaggtgcagGTGCAACACAGGTCTATGAAGAATCATATGAATCACAACGGTGGCGATGGAAGAGGTGGCGATAGTGGTGATAATGAGGTTGAAGAATTGGCAACCGAAGTGGAGGAAGAGCCTCCACCACCCCTACCTAAAGCTGTAAAGAAGGTTCGGGTTCCTGTGTCAGTTCCAGCAGAAGGCAGAAGATCATCCGGGAAGGGTGGTGGTGGACAGAGTCTGGACTTGTTGCAGATATTTACTAAGCTTGATGATTGTTTTCTGCAAGCATCAGAAAGCGCCAATGAGGTTTCAAAGATGCTCGAGGCCAATAGACTGCATTACCACTCAAATTTTGCAGATAATCGAG GGCATATAGATCATTCTGCAAGAGTCATGCGTGTGATTACATGGAATAAGTCTTTTAAAGGATTACCAGATGCTGATGATAAGAAGGATGACTTTGATTCTGAAGAGAATGAAACTCATGCTACAGTGTTGGACAAGATGCTTGCATGGGAGAAGAAGCTATATGATGAAGTCAAG GCAGGTGAATTGATGAAACTTGAGTACCAAAAAAAGATTGCGTCACTAAATAAACTCAAAAAACGTGGTGCTAGCACCGATCATTTGGAGAGAACAAAAGCAACTGTAAGTCATCTGCACACAAGATACATTGTAGACATGCAATCAATGGATTCAACCGTTTCTGAAATCAATCGGCTTCGTGATGAACAATTGTACCCAAAACTCGTTCAACTTGTCAATGG GATGGCGGAAATGTGGGAAAACATGAAATTACAACACGACTACCAATCAAAAATTGTTCAAGCGTTGCGATCTCTTGACATCTCTCATTCACCAAAAGAAACAACCGAACTCCATTACAAAAACACAAGTCAACTTCATGATCATGTCCAAATGTGGCATTCtcaatttgaaaaactcatgTCACACCAAAAAGAATACGTAAAAGCCCTCAACAATTGGCTAAAACTCAACCTTATCCCGATCGACAACAACCTAAGAGAAAAAGTCTCCTCACCTCAAAGACCACAAACCCCACCAATCCAATCCCTTTTGAGGACATGGAACGATTTCCTCGAGAAGCTTCCGGAAGAAGGAGCAAGAACCGCTATACACAACTTTGCAGCTGTCATGGACACGATCTTTCAGTACCAAACAGATGAAATGAAAATGAAGGAAAGATGCGAGGAAACAAGAAGGGAGTTGACGCGAAAAACACGGAAGTTTGAAGATTGGTATAATAGGTATATTCAGAAAAGAAGTTCGGAAGATATGGAGCATGATAAAGAAGTGATTGCTGAACAACAAATTACAGTTGAgttgttgaagaagagattggAGGAAGAGGAAGAAGGGTACCAGAGGCAGTGTATTCAGGTGAGGGATAAATCTTTGATGAATTTGAAGACGGGTTTACCAGAGGTTTTCAGGGCAATGTCGGAATTTTCTTGGGCTTGTTCACATATGTATAAAAGCTTGAGGTCTCAAAGGATGAACCAAAATCCAAATGCAAGTTTTTCATGA